One stretch of Pedobacter riviphilus DNA includes these proteins:
- a CDS encoding sensor histidine kinase — MGSYSKVLSHNQLLEVLSLSKAATAIYTSEQIVIEMANDAMIAFWGKDRSVIGKPLEDAVPELKGQPFINMLKNVLLTGITDKGDAIPAETIRDGKLQTAYYAYEYRAIKNESGIPYCILHTASDVTDMVNAKKAIQETELQREALDQEQILIAVKEEQQKNDFISMVSHELKTPLTSISAYIQLMQNRHLSDPFVVSTLDKVQKQIRKMSSMIDSFLNVSRLESGKIHLNLSHFDLDKLISDVVEDLRLIHSTNQITFVEGESKLIHADKDKIGSVISNLISNAVKYSDWSSTVLVQSVTRGSKVCVSVSDHGIGIQAHDMEKLFDRFYRVENQQTKTISGFGIGLYLSAEIINLHHGKIWVESNYGVGSTFHFSLPIKP; from the coding sequence ATGGGAAGTTATTCAAAGGTTTTAAGTCATAATCAACTTTTAGAGGTTCTTTCCTTATCAAAAGCTGCAACAGCAATATACACTTCAGAACAAATTGTAATCGAAATGGCCAACGATGCCATGATTGCTTTTTGGGGTAAAGACCGCTCCGTTATCGGCAAACCTTTAGAAGATGCTGTGCCCGAGTTAAAGGGGCAGCCTTTTATCAATATGCTGAAAAATGTGTTGTTAACAGGCATTACAGATAAAGGTGATGCCATTCCGGCTGAAACTATAAGGGATGGGAAGTTACAAACCGCTTATTATGCCTATGAATACCGGGCCATTAAAAATGAGTCTGGAATACCTTATTGTATTCTTCATACTGCTAGCGATGTTACCGATATGGTAAATGCGAAAAAAGCCATTCAAGAAACTGAACTACAAAGAGAAGCACTAGATCAGGAACAAATCTTAATCGCTGTAAAGGAAGAACAGCAAAAGAATGATTTTATCAGTATGGTAAGCCATGAGTTAAAAACACCTTTAACTTCTATTAGCGCTTACATTCAATTGATGCAGAATCGACATTTAAGCGATCCTTTTGTCGTAAGTACCTTAGATAAAGTTCAAAAACAGATCCGGAAAATGAGCTCAATGATTGACTCTTTTTTAAATGTATCACGTTTAGAATCCGGAAAAATACACTTGAACCTGTCTCATTTTGATCTCGATAAGCTCATTAGTGATGTTGTAGAAGATCTGAGATTGATTCACTCCACTAATCAAATTACTTTTGTAGAAGGGGAGTCTAAATTAATCCATGCAGATAAAGATAAAATTGGCTCTGTTATTTCAAATTTGATTAGCAACGCTGTAAAATATTCAGATTGGAGCAGTACTGTTTTGGTTCAATCGGTAACCAGAGGGAGTAAAGTGTGTGTTTCTGTAAGCGATCATGGCATTGGCATCCAAGCGCATGATATGGAAAAACTTTTTGATCGGTTTTATCGTGTAGAAAACCAGCAAACTAAAACCATTTCGGGTTTCGGGATAGGTTTATATCTCAGTGCAGAGATTATAAACTTGCACCACGGTAAAATTTGGGTAGAAAGTAATTATGGCGTTGGTTCTACCTTTCACTTTTCGCTTCCTATTAAGCCCTAA
- the mgrA gene encoding L-glyceraldehyde 3-phosphate reductase, producing MNQIISTDRYDKMLYRRCGNSGIKLPAISLGLWHNFGYVNVFENSKNLIYTAFNNGITHFDLANNYGPPPGSAEEVFGKILHENFKGYRDEMIISSKAGYTMWDGPYGDWGSKKYLVSSLDQSLKRMKLDYVDIFYHHRPDPETPLEETMGALSLLVQQGKALYVGISNYKAEEAAKAIKILKDNGTPCLIHQPKYSMFERWVENGLLDVLAQNGVGCIPFSPLAQGLLTDKYLHGIPSDSRVATSGIFLKESNITPDKLAVIAKLNDVAKSRGQKLAHMALSWILKDNRITTVLIGASKPEQITDSIKALDNIEFSDTEIKLIDEILNS from the coding sequence ATGAATCAAATCATTTCAACAGATCGTTACGACAAAATGCTATATCGCCGTTGTGGAAACAGTGGCATAAAACTGCCTGCTATATCGTTGGGCTTATGGCATAATTTCGGGTATGTTAACGTTTTTGAAAACAGCAAAAACTTAATTTATACCGCCTTTAACAACGGAATTACTCATTTCGATTTGGCAAACAATTATGGCCCGCCTCCTGGTTCGGCTGAAGAAGTTTTTGGAAAAATCCTTCATGAAAATTTTAAGGGCTATCGTGATGAAATGATTATTTCAAGCAAAGCAGGATATACGATGTGGGATGGTCCTTATGGCGATTGGGGTTCGAAAAAATACCTGGTTTCTAGTTTAGACCAAAGCTTAAAACGCATGAAACTGGATTATGTTGATATTTTTTACCACCACCGTCCAGATCCTGAAACACCACTTGAGGAAACTATGGGGGCTTTAAGTCTCTTGGTTCAACAGGGAAAGGCTTTATATGTTGGCATTTCGAATTATAAAGCAGAAGAAGCGGCAAAAGCGATCAAAATCCTTAAAGATAACGGTACTCCATGTTTAATCCATCAGCCTAAATATTCGATGTTTGAACGTTGGGTTGAAAATGGCTTACTTGATGTTTTGGCACAAAATGGTGTGGGTTGTATTCCATTTTCGCCATTGGCCCAAGGTTTACTTACTGATAAATATTTACATGGCATTCCTTCCGATTCGAGAGTAGCTACAAGTGGCATTTTTTTGAAAGAAAGCAATATTACACCAGATAAATTAGCTGTAATTGCTAAACTAAATGATGTTGCTAAATCTCGCGGACAAAAATTAGCGCATATGGCTTTATCATGGATATTGAAAGACAATAGAATTACCACAGTATTGATAGGAGCCAGTAAACCAGAGCAAATTACTGATTCAATTAAAGCTTTAGATAATATAGAATTTAGTGATACTGAAATAAAACTGATTGATGAAATTTTAAATAGTTAA
- a CDS encoding aldose epimerase family protein: protein MKLQSLTSLAVLAAISIASCQSGTKKSSFADSLKSDSVAVVKLAADSFKKEIDGKPTALYTLKNKNSVEAIFTNYGGRLVSLLVPNKNGNLIDVVVGFKSVNDYEKSTEPYFGATIGRYGNRIAKGKFTLEGKTYSLFTNNGQNTLHGGKKGYQYVVWDASRPNANTLVLHYLSKDGDENFPGNLDVKVTYTLTDDNELKMDYEAKTDKTTVVNLTNHAFFNLNGEGSGEILNHEVQIYADEYTPVDTTLIPTGKIEKVKGTPFDFTTATTIGARINDKNQQLSFGKGYDHNYVLNKTKAMGMFHAATVKGDKSGIVMDIYTQEPGLQFYSGNFMQSKNTFKTGAKDDFRTALALETQHFPDSPNQPAFPSTVLKPGQVYKTSSIYKFTK, encoded by the coding sequence ATGAAACTACAATCATTAACAAGCCTGGCTGTGCTAGCGGCTATTAGTATTGCATCTTGCCAATCCGGAACCAAAAAATCTTCATTTGCAGATAGTTTAAAAAGTGATTCAGTAGCAGTTGTAAAACTTGCTGCCGATTCTTTTAAAAAGGAAATTGATGGTAAACCGACAGCATTGTATACCTTAAAGAATAAGAATAGTGTGGAAGCCATTTTTACTAATTATGGTGGGCGCCTGGTGAGCTTACTGGTACCGAATAAAAATGGTAATTTGATTGATGTGGTAGTGGGTTTTAAGAGTGTTAATGATTACGAAAAATCAACCGAACCTTATTTCGGCGCAACTATTGGCCGATATGGCAACCGTATAGCAAAGGGCAAATTTACGCTTGAAGGTAAAACCTATTCGTTATTTACCAATAACGGACAGAATACGCTTCATGGCGGAAAAAAAGGTTATCAATATGTGGTTTGGGATGCCAGTCGGCCCAATGCCAATACTTTAGTGCTTCATTATTTATCAAAAGATGGGGATGAAAATTTCCCCGGTAATTTAGATGTTAAGGTAACTTACACATTAACAGATGATAATGAACTGAAAATGGATTATGAGGCTAAAACAGATAAAACTACAGTCGTAAATTTAACAAATCATGCATTTTTTAATTTAAATGGCGAAGGAAGCGGTGAGATTTTGAACCACGAGGTACAGATTTATGCAGATGAATACACACCTGTTGATACTACTTTGATTCCGACGGGAAAAATTGAAAAGGTTAAGGGAACCCCGTTCGATTTCACCACTGCAACTACTATTGGTGCTCGGATAAACGATAAAAACCAACAGTTAAGCTTCGGTAAAGGTTATGATCATAACTACGTGCTAAATAAAACCAAAGCGATGGGCATGTTTCACGCGGCTACTGTTAAAGGAGATAAATCGGGAATAGTGATGGATATTTATACACAGGAGCCAGGCCTGCAATTTTATAGCGGCAACTTTATGCAAAGCAAAAATACCTTTAAAACTGGTGCTAAAGATGATTTTAGAACAGCACTTGCATTAGAAACACAACATTTTCCAGATTCACCAAATCAACCCGCTTTTCCATCAACGGTTTTAAAACCCGGACAGGTGTATAAAACAAGCTCGATATATAAATTTACCAAATAA
- a CDS encoding HAD family hydrolase → MTNNKPKAFLFDLNGTMIDDMAFHNQAWHNILTKDLGASISFDAVKKQMYGKNQDLLERVFGVGHFSQEQIDQISIEKEHRYQAAYKKHLTLIAGLGNFLEKAKQSGIQMAIGSAAIPFNINFVLDNLNIRSFFKAIVSAEDVVNSKPDPETFSKGAEILGVAASECIVFEDAPKGVEAAQNAGMKCVVLTTMHTKEEFAAYNNIISFIEDYTDPVLQEFF, encoded by the coding sequence ATGACGAACAATAAACCCAAAGCCTTTCTTTTTGATCTTAATGGCACCATGATTGATGATATGGCTTTTCACAATCAGGCTTGGCATAACATACTTACAAAAGATTTAGGAGCAAGCATTAGCTTCGATGCAGTAAAAAAACAGATGTATGGAAAAAACCAAGATCTGTTAGAACGTGTTTTTGGTGTTGGTCATTTCTCTCAAGAACAGATTGATCAAATTTCTATCGAAAAAGAACACAGATATCAAGCAGCTTATAAAAAACATTTAACATTAATAGCTGGCTTAGGCAATTTTTTGGAAAAGGCAAAACAATCAGGCATTCAAATGGCTATTGGATCGGCAGCTATTCCCTTCAATATCAATTTTGTACTTGATAATTTAAATATCCGTTCTTTTTTTAAAGCCATAGTTAGCGCCGAAGATGTGGTAAATAGTAAACCAGATCCGGAAACCTTTAGTAAGGGAGCTGAAATTTTAGGCGTTGCAGCCAGTGAATGTATAGTTTTTGAAGATGCACCAAAAGGTGTTGAAGCAGCTCAAAATGCCGGAATGAAATGTGTTGTACTCACCACTATGCACACTAAGGAAGAATTTGCAGCTTACAACAACATCATTTCTTTTATAGAAGATTATACAGATCCCGTTTTACAAGAATTTTTCTAA
- a CDS encoding Crp/Fnr family transcriptional regulator, which yields MTAVHYDIDPLLKYLNELQPLRKEIIERVKTETFKISVRKNELLSNLSDISGDCLFFIVKGVVRAFVLDEGKDITAWLADENHLIGSIRNPGTLIPTYQEQYQALEDSELLILSYRFIDDMYTQFPETNILARKLLAINYHMSQERSILSRIPSAEMRYKQFKIGYPSIKSRVPLKFLASYLGMRIETLSRIRKKEKLGEKN from the coding sequence ATGACCGCTGTACATTATGACATTGATCCTCTTCTCAAATATTTAAATGAGCTACAGCCATTAAGAAAAGAAATAATTGAGCGGGTAAAGACCGAAACATTCAAAATTTCTGTGCGTAAGAATGAGCTTTTGTCTAACCTTAGCGATATTAGCGGCGATTGTTTGTTCTTTATTGTTAAAGGGGTAGTGCGGGCTTTTGTGCTGGATGAAGGAAAAGATATTACCGCCTGGTTAGCGGATGAAAATCACCTGATCGGGAGTATTCGAAATCCAGGGACGCTTATCCCGACTTATCAGGAGCAATATCAGGCGCTGGAAGACTCAGAACTACTTATACTCTCGTATCGTTTTATTGACGATATGTACACACAATTTCCTGAAACCAATATTTTAGCCAGAAAATTATTGGCTATAAATTACCATATGTCGCAAGAGCGATCTATCTTATCGCGAATCCCTTCAGCCGAAATGAGGTATAAACAGTTTAAAATCGGATATCCTAGTATAAAGTCTAGGGTTCCGCTAAAATTTTTGGCGAGCTATCTGGGGATGCGAATCGAAACTTTAAGCAGAATCAGAAAGAAAGAAAAACTAGGAGAAAAGAATTAG
- a CDS encoding phosphatase PAP2 family protein: MLLKRNTLIFILFVLVAAFAYLSFFIAQHPILDFDIKTSLFIQRYHADWLDKLMLAISFFGELPYSLLSVVVVAIIFYQQKYKREGLFISSVLLSGLIILGIKNVINRPRPTAFYVRLVEVNRFQSYPSGHVLSYTLFFGFLIILMTTLKDVPKLTRNLVTYLSMFLIITIAPSRIYLGAHWFTDTVGGFLLGLICLFPLCYFYFKKKTN; this comes from the coding sequence ATGCTTTTAAAACGAAATACGCTAATTTTTATACTCTTTGTACTAGTTGCTGCTTTTGCTTATCTAAGTTTTTTTATTGCGCAGCATCCCATACTTGATTTTGACATTAAAACCTCGTTATTTATTCAACGATACCATGCAGATTGGTTAGATAAGTTAATGTTGGCTATCAGTTTTTTTGGCGAACTCCCCTATTCTTTACTTTCGGTAGTGGTAGTGGCAATCATATTTTATCAGCAAAAATATAAACGCGAGGGACTATTCATTTCTTCAGTTTTACTATCTGGATTAATTATTCTAGGCATAAAAAATGTGATTAACCGTCCGCGCCCTACTGCATTTTACGTACGACTGGTGGAAGTAAACCGATTTCAAAGTTATCCAAGTGGGCATGTTCTTTCTTACACACTCTTTTTTGGGTTCTTAATTATTTTGATGACTACTTTGAAAGATGTGCCAAAGCTAACCAGAAATCTAGTAACTTATTTATCGATGTTTTTGATAATTACCATTGCCCCTTCCAGAATTTACCTGGGTGCACATTGGTTTACCGATACAGTTGGTGGTTTTTTGTTAGGCTTAATCTGCCTTTTCCCCCTTTGCTATTTTTACTTTAAAAAGAAAACGAACTAA
- a CDS encoding tetratricopeptide repeat protein, whose amino-acid sequence MRLIAEIVKKYYLYDFNESHMEENHSTAGAPQSHFNESLCANCQVNVYEPGYTINLCSDCRKSLIKYPIPKWIKFFALGILAVMVISLVRTQQYISAAVHLGKAENAIDQKHFVTAQRELSLVLNKFPKDFNANAYMMVASAYNFDFEAYQIAFDKVADIKTEDQTLLSTVNAASEYIAQSFPKDTLMYKRIVAVAKDKEKLLALVDSTDEIVLKTHIANFLFETKDYDRVDGIVNKVLAVNPNFYQALSLKTAVKRNTAKYDEALALCDRLLAFNAEDIYVLSQKARIELKRKHDREAAVFASKALTLDPENDSAIEATAMVDYFAGRKKESLASLAKIKAHETHSGDSTISKRLSPIILGSEIYR is encoded by the coding sequence ATGCGCTTAATAGCCGAAATTGTTAAAAAATATTATCTTTATGACTTTAACGAATCTCACATGGAGGAAAATCATTCCACAGCAGGTGCGCCACAAAGCCATTTTAACGAAAGCCTGTGCGCAAACTGTCAGGTAAACGTATACGAGCCTGGTTATACCATTAATTTATGTTCTGATTGCCGAAAAAGTTTAATTAAGTATCCCATACCCAAATGGATTAAATTTTTTGCACTTGGCATCTTAGCGGTTATGGTGATCAGTTTGGTGCGTACACAGCAATATATCTCTGCTGCAGTCCATTTAGGCAAAGCTGAGAATGCAATAGATCAAAAACATTTTGTAACAGCACAACGTGAGTTGAGTTTAGTGTTGAACAAGTTCCCGAAAGATTTCAATGCCAATGCTTATATGATGGTTGCAAGTGCCTATAATTTTGATTTTGAAGCATACCAGATCGCTTTTGACAAGGTAGCAGATATAAAAACAGAGGATCAAACTTTATTGAGCACGGTAAATGCAGCCTCTGAATATATTGCCCAATCGTTCCCTAAGGATACGTTGATGTATAAACGCATTGTTGCCGTTGCAAAGGATAAAGAAAAATTATTGGCACTTGTAGATAGTACCGACGAAATTGTATTAAAAACGCATATCGCTAATTTTTTATTCGAAACAAAAGATTATGATCGGGTTGATGGGATTGTAAACAAGGTCTTGGCGGTTAATCCTAATTTTTATCAAGCTTTGAGTTTGAAAACTGCTGTTAAAAGAAATACAGCCAAATATGATGAAGCTTTGGCCCTTTGCGATCGATTATTGGCATTTAATGCTGAAGATATTTATGTTTTATCGCAAAAGGCAAGGATTGAACTTAAACGAAAACATGATAGAGAGGCTGCCGTTTTTGCTTCAAAAGCCCTGACCCTCGATCCTGAGAATGATAGTGCTATTGAAGCTACGGCAATGGTAGACTATTTTGCCGGCAGGAAAAAGGAAAGTTTAGCGAGTTTGGCAAAAATAAAGGCCCACGAAACCCACTCGGGCGATAGTACTATATCGAAGCGTTTATCACCCATTATTTTGGGTTCAGAAATTTATAGGTAA
- a CDS encoding metalloprotease family protein, with product MFVPGILISIVTFPGVIVHELAHQLFCRLFKVPVFEVCYFRPENPVGYVLHEPATKVYQTVFISVGPFIINTLLCFIIGFSASLQFKFDSANVLDYLLMYLAISIGAHAFPSTGDANSLWNAVVKSKTTSWLSKIVVTPIVGFIYAGALGSFFWLDIIYGGAVALGLPYLIIKFLV from the coding sequence ATGTTTGTTCCAGGTATATTAATCAGTATCGTTACTTTTCCAGGTGTAATTGTGCACGAGCTTGCTCACCAGCTTTTTTGCAGGTTATTTAAGGTTCCAGTATTTGAAGTTTGCTATTTTAGACCCGAAAATCCAGTAGGTTATGTTTTACACGAGCCCGCAACAAAGGTTTATCAAACGGTATTTATTTCTGTGGGGCCTTTTATTATTAACACACTCCTGTGTTTTATTATTGGTTTTTCGGCTTCGCTGCAATTTAAATTCGATTCGGCCAATGTTTTAGATTATTTGCTGATGTATCTGGCCATTTCGATCGGTGCGCATGCATTTCCAAGTACAGGTGATGCAAACAGTTTATGGAATGCGGTTGTAAAATCGAAAACTACTTCCTGGTTATCTAAAATTGTGGTAACCCCTATAGTCGGTTTTATATACGCCGGTGCTTTGGGATCTTTCTTTTGGCTTGATATTATCTATGGAGGTGCCGTAGCTTTAGGCTTACCTTATCTAATCATTAAATTTTTAGTGTAA
- a CDS encoding very short patch repair endonuclease yields the protein MVFLSMGPKPYKEEDIKVPRFEESAGFYTTTQRSKSMSKIRAKNSLPELKLRKALWAKQVRFRIHPKNFPGKPDLVINKYRLAIFVDGDFWHGYKWDEKKSTLKTNAGFWIPKIERNIQRDKYINQQLSANGYTVMRFWEHEVKECLTACVNQILLYIEAAKTAIIPQSDD from the coding sequence ATGGTTTTCTTAAGTATGGGGCCTAAGCCATATAAAGAAGAGGATATTAAAGTTCCCCGCTTTGAAGAAAGTGCTGGTTTTTACACCACTACGCAACGAAGTAAGAGCATGTCTAAAATTAGGGCAAAAAATAGCCTGCCTGAGTTGAAACTTCGTAAGGCGCTTTGGGCTAAACAAGTTAGGTTCAGAATCCATCCTAAAAATTTCCCTGGTAAACCAGATTTGGTTATCAATAAATACAGGCTCGCCATATTTGTAGATGGCGATTTTTGGCATGGATACAAATGGGATGAAAAGAAATCGACCTTAAAAACAAATGCTGGTTTTTGGATCCCAAAGATTGAACGAAATATACAACGCGACAAATATATTAACCAACAGTTAAGCGCTAATGGTTATACCGTAATGCGGTTTTGGGAACATGAGGTGAAAGAATGTTTAACTGCCTGCGTTAATCAGATTTTGCTTTATATAGAGGCAGCTAAAACGGCAATAATACCACAATCTGATGATTAA
- a CDS encoding sterol desaturase family protein has translation MKVDYIALSVPIFFILIGIELAYNFYKKLNYYRFNDSIANLSQGIGQQLTGIFMKTALFFGYKYIFEHWRLFELPKTIWVWILLFIGVDFFYYWFHRMSHEINALWAAHIVHHQSEEYNLTVALRQSWFQGWFSWIFYLPLAFVGFDSIMFLTLSAFNTLYQFWIHTRAIKSMGFLEYVLNTPSHHRVHHGSNPKYIDKNHAGTLIIWDRFFGTFQKEEEAVYYGITKPLASWNPVWANLHYWNDLVKTAKQSPKFSDKIKVFLKPPGWFPSHLGGYQPAPEINIETYKKYNPGYQSKLTGYVLFQFLIALAAGATILFSYHEMEIIPLVSGAVFTLFTLISCGALLEGKAWQIRFEYFRLLLGVLLILFLKFPVGYQVIFVAIQLISVIWFFNLQKANPDSNED, from the coding sequence ATGAAAGTAGACTACATTGCATTATCTGTACCGATATTTTTTATTCTGATCGGAATAGAATTGGCCTATAATTTTTATAAAAAACTAAATTATTATCGGTTTAATGATAGTATTGCCAATTTAAGTCAGGGTATAGGGCAGCAACTCACCGGTATTTTTATGAAAACCGCATTGTTTTTTGGTTATAAATATATTTTTGAGCATTGGCGTTTATTTGAATTACCCAAGACAATATGGGTTTGGATCCTGTTATTTATTGGTGTCGATTTTTTCTATTATTGGTTTCACCGGATGAGCCATGAAATAAATGCTTTATGGGCTGCACACATTGTACATCACCAATCAGAAGAATACAACTTAACCGTAGCCCTACGGCAGAGCTGGTTTCAGGGCTGGTTTAGCTGGATATTTTACCTGCCATTGGCTTTCGTTGGTTTTGACTCTATCATGTTTTTAACATTGAGCGCTTTCAATACTTTGTATCAGTTTTGGATTCATACCAGGGCCATTAAAAGCATGGGCTTTTTGGAGTATGTTTTAAATACACCTTCACATCATCGGGTACACCACGGCTCTAATCCAAAATATATTGATAAAAACCATGCCGGTACACTAATTATCTGGGATCGCTTTTTTGGAACTTTTCAGAAGGAAGAAGAAGCGGTTTATTATGGTATCACCAAACCTTTAGCCAGTTGGAATCCCGTTTGGGCAAATCTTCATTATTGGAATGATTTGGTTAAAACAGCAAAGCAATCACCTAAATTTAGTGACAAGATTAAAGTTTTTCTTAAACCTCCGGGCTGGTTTCCATCGCACCTGGGTGGATACCAACCTGCACCTGAAATAAATATAGAAACCTATAAAAAATATAATCCAGGATATCAATCAAAGTTAACAGGTTATGTTTTATTCCAGTTTTTGATCGCTTTAGCTGCAGGCGCTACAATATTGTTTTCTTACCATGAAATGGAAATCATTCCTTTAGTTTCTGGAGCTGTTTTTACACTATTCACCTTAATTAGCTGTGGCGCGCTGTTAGAAGGAAAGGCATGGCAAATTAGGTTCGAATATTTTAGGCTGCTATTAGGTGTTCTGCTGATTTTGTTTTTGAAATTTCCGGTCGGATATCAAGTAATTTTTGTGGCTATCCAGTTAATATCCGTAATTTGGTTTTTTAATTTGCAAAAGGCAAATCCTGATTCTAATGAAGACTAA
- a CDS encoding lysoplasmalogenase, translated as MKTKLFSFIFFLVFVIQLYAEYANNIELRNFSKPLIVVVLLVWLYLSTNLKGRFHKRIFVGLIFAWIGDILLMFQSDKSSFFIYGLIAFVACHIFYIRAFTLDHRSNPNHKTPYFLWAVGVFAIFCSGLFFYLQPKLGAMQFPVLMYAIIITVMAIMAVNRYGKVNIFSFKLILYGALFFLLSDSVLAVNKFAQPIPQSGALIMATYMIAQYLIVYGTISRQLVVKRTEV; from the coding sequence ATGAAGACTAAACTATTTTCATTTATATTTTTCCTCGTATTTGTAATTCAGCTATATGCAGAATATGCCAATAATATTGAGCTACGTAATTTCTCTAAACCACTAATTGTGGTGGTACTTTTGGTGTGGCTTTATCTCAGTACAAATTTGAAGGGGCGTTTTCACAAGAGAATTTTTGTCGGATTAATTTTTGCATGGATTGGCGATATTTTGCTGATGTTTCAAAGCGATAAATCAAGTTTTTTTATATACGGATTAATTGCCTTTGTAGCCTGCCATATTTTTTACATCAGGGCGTTTACACTCGATCATAGATCGAATCCTAACCACAAAACGCCTTACTTTTTGTGGGCAGTAGGCGTTTTTGCCATTTTTTGCTCTGGTCTGTTTTTCTACCTGCAGCCAAAACTAGGCGCAATGCAGTTCCCAGTTTTAATGTATGCTATTATTATCACAGTTATGGCTATTATGGCCGTTAACCGATATGGGAAAGTGAACATTTTCAGTTTTAAACTCATTTTATACGGTGCCTTGTTTTTCTTATTGTCAGATAGTGTGTTGGCTGTGAATAAATTTGCTCAGCCCATTCCGCAGAGCGGAGCTTTAATTATGGCAACCTATATGATTGCACAGTATCTAATTGTTTATGGAACAATTTCGCGGCAGCTAGTAGTTAAAAGAACTGAAGTATAA